The Candidatus Binatia bacterium DNA window GGGGCCGATCATTCGCTTCATGTGTGAGCCGGCGCCGAGAAGCCCTACGCCGATTTCCGGGCAGCCGAACGTTGCGCGCTCGGACGCCACGATGATGTCGCAGACCGCGGCGAAGCACAGGCCGCCGCCGAGCGCCGGGCCGTTCACCGCCGCGATGACGGGGACCGGGCAGTCGAGGACGGCCCACATGGCATCGCGGGCGATCTTGCGTGCGTCGGTGGGGAGGGGGACCGGCGGCTTCTCGGTCCCGCGCGTTTTCAGGTCGGCGCCGGCGCAGAACGCTCGATCCACCGCAGAACCGAAGATCACAGCCCGGGTGTCCCAGTCCTCGGCCACCGTACTGAAAGTGTCGCGGATCTCCGCGAAAACCTGATCCGTGAGGGCGTTCACCGGCGGGCGGTCGAACGAGACGGTGGCGATGTGATCTCGACGCTCGATCTTCAAGAACTCGGCGGCCATTCGACGACTCCCGTGTTGGCAGGCCCGTTTCCCTAGGGGCCCGTCGACTCGACAGCCGGTATACAGGAGTGCGTGCGGGCCGACCACGAATCGGTCCCGAAGAACCAGCTCTCTCAGGAGACGGGCCGTCGTCCCTTGTGGCGCGGCGCGCAGCCAAATAGAGCAAGCCCAGTGGAGGGAGAAAGATCATGTCGAATCCCCTGAGTTATGAAGGCAAGCGGGTCTTGGTGGCCGGCTGCTTCTCCGGAATGGGCGCCGCGACGGCCAAGATCGTGAAGGAACTGGGGGGTTTCGTCTCCGGTTTCGACATCAAGAAGCCCGAGATCCCGATCGACGAGTTCCGGGAAGTGAACTTGAAGGACCCGTCCGCGATCCGCAGCGCGGTGGCCGAGGTCGCGAGCGGCGGTCCGATCGACACGCTCTTCTACTGCGCCGGCCTGAGCCCGGTTCATCCGGACTTCGACGTGATGCTCGTGAACTTTCTGGGTCTCCGGGAAACGGTCGAGGCCTGCATCCCCCACATCCCGCGCGCCGGCTCGATCGCGACCATCTCGTCGGCGGCCGGGATGGGGTACTTGGGTTCGGTGGCCGAGGTCAGCCAGTTCATGGCGCTCGCTGGCCACGACGAGCCACGCGCCGCGCTCGACGGGATGAAGGATCAGCCGATGTTCAGCGCGTACGCCTTCTCCAAGATGTGCACGATCGTCTACACGATGCAGCGCGCCGCCAAGCTCGCTCCGGAGAAGGGGATCCGTCTCAATTGCATCAGTCCGGGGCCGACGGCGACGCCAATGATGCCCGACTTCATCGAGACGGCCGGCAAGAGCTACATGGATCGCTACCCGCGTCCGCTCGGCGGCGACTCGACGCCCGAGCAGCAAGCTTGGATCCTCGCCTTCTTGGGGAGTGATCTCGCCGGCTACATCAATGGGGAGAACATCTTCTCCGACGGCGGCACGACCGGTGGCGTGATGACCGGGGCGATCGACGCGGCAGCGCTCATGCCGGACCCGGACTAGAAGGGTGGCCGACATCCGCATCGGCTTGGTGGGCGCGGGCTTCCTGGCCGAAACCCGGGCACGTTGTTGGGCCGCGGCCCGTGGGGTGCACATCGAAGCCGTTGCGTCCGTTCGGCCCGAGCGCGCCGCGGACTTCGCGAAGCGACACGCCGTGCCCCGTGCGTTCGCCACGGCCGAAGAACTCTTCGCGAGCCCCGACGTCGACCTCGTAGACCTCTGCGTGCCCAACCTGGTGCACCGTTCTCTCACGGAGGCCGCCGCGCGCGCGGGAAAACACGTCCTCTGCACGAAACCGCTCACGGCCTACGTCGGCCAGGACCTCGCGGCCGATGCGAGCGACGAGGACATCGCCGGCCGCGATCGCCGAGAGATGTGGCGCGTCGCCGAGGCCGAGGCGCGGGCGATGGTCGATGCGGCGGCCGCCGCGGGCGTACGTTTGTTCTACGGAGAGAACTGGCTGTACGCGCCGGCGCTCGAACGTGCGAGTCGTTTGCTTGTCGAGGGTGACACCGTGCTCCTCGAGATGCGCGGATGGGAGTGCCACAACGGTTCGCACTCGCCGTACTCGAAGTCGTGGCGTCATGCAGGCGGCGGAGCGCTGTTGCGGCTCGGCGCACATCCGATCGGCGCGATGCTTCACCTGAAGCGCGCCGAGGGCCTACGCCGGACGGGGAAGCCCATCCGTCCCATCGCCGTGACGGCCGATGTCACCGATCTGACCGGCGCGGCGGGTGGCGCGGAGCTTCGCGTCGCCACCGGTTGGCAGGACGTCGAGAACTGGGGCTGCGCGATCCTGCACTTCGAGGACGGCTCTCGCGGCGTGGCCTACGGCAGCGACGCGGTCCTGGGTGGGATGGAGAGCAAGCTCGAACTCTACGGAGCGAACGCGCACGTGAAGGTCAACATGAGTCCGAACGACATGCTGCGTGCGTACGCGCCCGACGCCGGCGTATTCGGCGACGCCTACCTGATGGAGAAGATCGACGGCGGGTCGGGCTGGACCACACCCATGCCGAACGAGGACTGGACCTCGGGCCATCTGCCGATGTGTCAGGCGTTCGCGGATGCGGTGCGCTCGGGCGGGGATACGCCGGCCGACGGAGTGCTCGGACTCGAGACGACGCGGGTCGTCTACGCAGCCTACGTCGCGGCGAAGGATGGAGTGCGGGTCTCGCTCTAACGCCCGATCCGAGGGGAGGCATTGACTTGCCTCCAGGAAGGCTTGTACATACAAGCTTCATGAGTACCCTGCGGTAGGAAGACTCGGGGGTCCCGGTGCGTGAGGAGCTTCAGCAGTCCCACGCCGCCATTCTGGAGCACGTAGCGTCGCCCGGAACCTGGTGGACGGCGGCGGAACGCGTGGCGCTCGTCGAAGAGAGTCGCAACGGTCACGACTGCGCTCTGTGTCGCAAACGCAAAGCGGCGCTGTCGCCGAACGTGGTGCGGGGCGAGCACGATAACCTCGGTCAGTTCTCCCAGAACGTCGTCGACGTGGTCCATCGGATCCGCACGGATCCCGGCCGCCTTTCGAAGGGTTGGTACGACTCGGTGATCGCCGGTGGGGTCTCAGAAGAGTAGTACGTGGAACTCGTCGGCGTCGTCACGATCATTGCGGGCGTCGACTACTTCGCCCGTGCCCTCGGCGTACCGCGCGCGGAGCTGCCGGCGCCGAAGCCGGGAGAGCCGAGTCGCCATCGCCCGGCGGGAGCCAGGCACGGGATCGCGTAGGTTCCGCTCGTCGCTGCCGAAGATGCCGTCGGTCCGGAAGAAGGAACGTACGGCGGCCAGAATATGGTGCCCAACATCATGAGGGCGCTCAGCCTCGTGCGGGATCAGGTTCGTGCGCTCATCCGCAGTTCGAACGCGCACTACTTCGAGATGGACACGATGATGGACCCGCTCGCGAAGCGGCATCTCGATCAAATGGGAGTGGAACTCGTGGCGTCGAGGGTCTCGGCGCTCAACGAATGCTTCTATTGAACGACCGCGCACTCCGCGCTGCTCCGTGTGAGCAGCCTAGCAACCGGTAGCGA harbors:
- a CDS encoding enoyl-CoA hydratase-related protein, whose product is MAAEFLKIERRDHIATVSFDRPPVNALTDQVFAEIRDTFSTVAEDWDTRAVIFGSAVDRAFCAGADLKTRGTEKPPVPLPTDARKIARDAMWAVLDCPVPVIAAVNGPALGGGLCFAAVCDIIVASERATFGCPEIGVGLLGAGSHMKRMIGPYRMRELYFTGRAVSAAEMYEMGGLSRVVPHAELDQAARQIATEIASKSPAAIRLAKESLNRTDEMPFKDAYRTEQDYTARLSHYEDSKEAMTAFREKRPPIFKGG
- a CDS encoding SDR family oxidoreductase codes for the protein MSNPLSYEGKRVLVAGCFSGMGAATAKIVKELGGFVSGFDIKKPEIPIDEFREVNLKDPSAIRSAVAEVASGGPIDTLFYCAGLSPVHPDFDVMLVNFLGLRETVEACIPHIPRAGSIATISSAAGMGYLGSVAEVSQFMALAGHDEPRAALDGMKDQPMFSAYAFSKMCTIVYTMQRAAKLAPEKGIRLNCISPGPTATPMMPDFIETAGKSYMDRYPRPLGGDSTPEQQAWILAFLGSDLAGYINGENIFSDGGTTGGVMTGAIDAAALMPDPD
- a CDS encoding Gfo/Idh/MocA family oxidoreductase: MADIRIGLVGAGFLAETRARCWAAARGVHIEAVASVRPERAADFAKRHAVPRAFATAEELFASPDVDLVDLCVPNLVHRSLTEAAARAGKHVLCTKPLTAYVGQDLAADASDEDIAGRDRREMWRVAEAEARAMVDAAAAAGVRLFYGENWLYAPALERASRLLVEGDTVLLEMRGWECHNGSHSPYSKSWRHAGGGALLRLGAHPIGAMLHLKRAEGLRRTGKPIRPIAVTADVTDLTGAAGGAELRVATGWQDVENWGCAILHFEDGSRGVAYGSDAVLGGMESKLELYGANAHVKVNMSPNDMLRAYAPDAGVFGDAYLMEKIDGGSGWTTPMPNEDWTSGHLPMCQAFADAVRSGGDTPADGVLGLETTRVVYAAYVAAKDGVRVSL